The Arachis hypogaea cultivar Tifrunner chromosome 14, arahy.Tifrunner.gnm2.J5K5, whole genome shotgun sequence genome has a segment encoding these proteins:
- the LOC112744593 gene encoding protein LONGIFOLIA 1 isoform X2: MQKAKEKNLKGSREKQQFSTESSITSMTSSSCSSSMSSLEFNRTIQTESLSTGRINVLENSNSELSLKRLDTPTQKSIDFYDIVKESIQRESHGLSVKTLPKEQKKGPNHTLKYIDSPRPLPSPKSVNAGVMVSNEAFHNLAKSKKAPWDSPRLSYDGRDTQDRFKTATKHKELPRFSLDSKQGSIGGLNEGNKSRNLLKGPQKGHLRNSSSVLNQPQEPDTSRRSSSVVAKLMGLEALPEWTQTCQTPPATASCYNNKNELLERSRTSDEYKQHQSSVSPRSSQESTSARYRIADSITNTTPYSRFALESSPWRQTDASQSSQLQVSKGSESDVKASKSCISVYGEIDKRRAELEFKKSGKDLRALKQILDAMQRYKDTSGSTSDQASKSPSYNRKICSLNQGSKLQSPRIRQKDSESVTSETSNTSQGSELPIFIMKPEKVARKSSNPSSKGMPVRGNGRLAEKQTGKDINSTIRNVRDPFSQSIPSANKGNNSRTSKSMQPLKVHLESNGENTSSGNITAARSPRVQKKFGLERRSPPSSPSSDSGISRRQQYRNALGFPSSPSTTPRPKLHERNECFSEPSVHWRDFKARVNFISPDFDKRSSDREIIRMDQSGNTNSTSIQLGSLNQNCSGSSKADTMVTVEQPSPVSVLDPAFYREDPPSPVRKRSDMSDDLGEEVLSADENSEENSVDLPLSNTTKANFIIHDRDSNTQNFIQILQDINQNDEKLTSFSDNKDPDHKYIAEILLASGLLSGRTSSQISHSPGYLINPKLFFALEQMKTNKKDFNSGKIISPEQMQRKLIFDVVNDILVQKSFLESSYTQWRLTNQLPGRNLQGKQLLDEVCTEIDQLQPQKKNLDLAIEDENLTSLLWGDLNLMHHPTVWTNSSTEIPNVVLDIERLIFKDLITEVVRGELANSAGRHCRQLLFH, from the exons ATGCAGAAAGCAAAG GAAAAGAATCTAAAGGGTTCCAGAGAGAAGCAACAATTCTCCACAGAGTCTTCAATAACTTCTATGACTTCATCATCTTGTTCATCTAGCATGTCGTCCCTCGAGTTCAACAGGACAATTCAGACCGAATCGCTATCAACCGGTCGAATCAATGTTCTTGAAAACTCGAATTCAGAACTATCATTGAAGCGCCTTGACACCCCAACACAGAAATCCATTGACTTCTATGATATTGTCAAAGAGTCAATTCAGAGAGAATCTCATGGATTGTCTGTGAAGACTTTGCCTAAAGAGCAAAAGAAGGGTCCCAATCACACCTTGAAATACATCGACTCACCCCGGCCTCTGCCTTCCCCAAAATCTGTCAATGCAGGAGTTATGGTCTCCAATGAAGCATTCCATAATCTTGCTAAGTCTAAGAAAGCGCCTTGGGACTCGCCTCGGCTGTCTTATGATGGAAGGGATACACAAGATAGATTCAAAACTGCGACAAAGCATAAGGAACTTCCAAGATTTTCCTTGGACAGCAAGCAAGGATCCATTGGAGGTCTCAATGAAGGAAACAAGTCTCGCAACCTATTGAAGGGTCCACAAAAAGGACATTTGAGAAACTCCAGCTCAGTGCTTAACCAGCCACAAGAACCAGATACTTCGAGAAGATCATCCAGTGTCGTAGCAAAGTTGATGGGACTGGAAGCATTGCCAGAATGGACACAAACTTGCCAGACTCCACCAGCGACTGCTAGTTGCTACAACAATAAAAATGAGCTCTTGGAAAGATCTAGAACAAGTGATGAATACAAGCAGCACCAAAGCTCTGTATCTCCAAGAAGTAGCCAGGAATCTACCTCGGCTCGATACAGAATTGCTGACTCGATCACAAACACAACACCATATTCGCGATTTGCTCTAGAATCAAGTCCATGGAGGCAAACTGATGCAAGCCAAAGTTCTCAACTGCAAGTTTCCAAGGGAAGTGAATCTGATGTGAAAGCCTCGAAGTCCTGCATCTCTGTATATGGGGAAATTGATAAAAGGCGGGCAGAACTCGAGTTCAAAAAGTCTGGCAAGGATCTCAGAGCCCTTAAACAAATTCTTGATGCAATGCAGAGATATAAAGATACATCTGGCAGTACTAGTGATCAGGCTTCAAAGTCTCCATCTTACAATAGAAAAATTTGCAGTCTCAATCAAGGATCAAAGTTACAAAGCCCAAGAATTCGACAAAAAGACTCGGAGTCTGTCACAAGTGAGACATCAAACACAAGCCAGGGTAGTGAATTGCCAATATTCATCATGAAACCGGAAAAAGTTGCTAGAAAATCCAGCAATCCTTCTTCTAAAGGAATGCCAGTTCGTGGTAATGGAAGATTGGCTGAGAAGCAAACAGGCAAAGATATCAATTCAACCATCAGAAATGTCAGGGATCCTTTTAGTCAATCAATTCCTTCAGCAAATAAGGGTAATAACTCGAGAACTTCAAAATCGATGCAACCATTGAAAGTTCATCTGGAAAGCAATGGAGAAAACACTAGTTCTGGTAACATAACAGCTGCTAGGAGTCCAAGGGTACAGAAGAAGTTTGGATTGGAGAGGCGCTCTCCACCAAGCAGCCCATCTTCAGATTCTGGTATTAGCAGAAGGCAGCAGTATAGGAACGCTTTGGGGTTTCCTTCTTCTCCAAGTACAACACCAAGACCGAAATTGCACGAAAGAAATGAATGTTTCAGCGAGCCTAGCGTCCATTGGAGGGATTTTAAGGCTCGTGTTAACTTCATTTCTCCAGATTTTGACAAGAGAAGCAGTGATAGAGAAATCATTCGCATGGATCAATCAGGAAATACTAATAGCACTTCCATCCAGCTTGGCAGCCTGAATCAAAAT TGTTCAGGAAGCTCTAAGGCTGACACAATGGTTACTGTAGAACAACCAAGTCCTGTGTCTGTTCTTGATCCTGCATTCTACAGGGAAGACCCACCATCTCCAGTGAGAAAGAGATCAGACATGTCAGATGATTTAG GTGAAGAAGTTCTAAGTGCTGATGAAAACAGTGAGGAGAACTCTGTTGATCTTCCTTTATCCAACACAACAAAAGCTAACTTCATCATTCATGATAGAGACTCGAATACCCAGAATTTCATTCAAATTCTTCAAGATATCAATCAGAATGATGAGAAACTCACCAGCTTCAGTGACAATAAGGATCCTGACCATAAATATATAGCAGAAATCCTGCTAGCATCCGGTCTTCTTAGTGGACGCACCTCTAGCCAGATTTCTCATTCACCAGGTTACTTGATTAACCCAAAGTTATTCTTTGCATTAGAACAAATGAAAACAAACAAGAAGGATTTTAACAGTGGCAAGATTATTAGTCCAGAGCAAATGCAAAGAAAACTCATATTTGATGTGGTTAATGACATTCTTGTTCAAAAATCATTCTTGGAGAGTTCTTATACTCAGTGGCGCCTAACAAACCAGCTACCAGGTAGAAACCTACAGGGGAAGCAGCTTTTGGATGAGGTATGCACAGAAATAGACCAGTTACAACCTCAGAAAAAGAATCTTGACTTGGCCATTGAGGATGAGAATTTGACAAGTCTCTTATGGGGAGATTTGAATTTGATGCATC
- the LOC112744593 gene encoding protein LONGIFOLIA 1 isoform X1, whose product MSSNKVLKSVKDENPELQKQIGCITGFFQLFDRHRFLTANTHQTPSSTSGESSNGIKELNAKNTMQKAKEKNLKGSREKQQFSTESSITSMTSSSCSSSMSSLEFNRTIQTESLSTGRINVLENSNSELSLKRLDTPTQKSIDFYDIVKESIQRESHGLSVKTLPKEQKKGPNHTLKYIDSPRPLPSPKSVNAGVMVSNEAFHNLAKSKKAPWDSPRLSYDGRDTQDRFKTATKHKELPRFSLDSKQGSIGGLNEGNKSRNLLKGPQKGHLRNSSSVLNQPQEPDTSRRSSSVVAKLMGLEALPEWTQTCQTPPATASCYNNKNELLERSRTSDEYKQHQSSVSPRSSQESTSARYRIADSITNTTPYSRFALESSPWRQTDASQSSQLQVSKGSESDVKASKSCISVYGEIDKRRAELEFKKSGKDLRALKQILDAMQRYKDTSGSTSDQASKSPSYNRKICSLNQGSKLQSPRIRQKDSESVTSETSNTSQGSELPIFIMKPEKVARKSSNPSSKGMPVRGNGRLAEKQTGKDINSTIRNVRDPFSQSIPSANKGNNSRTSKSMQPLKVHLESNGENTSSGNITAARSPRVQKKFGLERRSPPSSPSSDSGISRRQQYRNALGFPSSPSTTPRPKLHERNECFSEPSVHWRDFKARVNFISPDFDKRSSDREIIRMDQSGNTNSTSIQLGSLNQNCSGSSKADTMVTVEQPSPVSVLDPAFYREDPPSPVRKRSDMSDDLGEEVLSADENSEENSVDLPLSNTTKANFIIHDRDSNTQNFIQILQDINQNDEKLTSFSDNKDPDHKYIAEILLASGLLSGRTSSQISHSPGYLINPKLFFALEQMKTNKKDFNSGKIISPEQMQRKLIFDVVNDILVQKSFLESSYTQWRLTNQLPGRNLQGKQLLDEVCTEIDQLQPQKKNLDLAIEDENLTSLLWGDLNLMHHPTVWTNSSTEIPNVVLDIERLIFKDLITEVVRGELANSAGRHCRQLLFH is encoded by the exons GTGAAAGCAGTAATGGCATCAAAGAGCTTAATGCTAAAAACACAATGCAGAAAGCAAAG GAAAAGAATCTAAAGGGTTCCAGAGAGAAGCAACAATTCTCCACAGAGTCTTCAATAACTTCTATGACTTCATCATCTTGTTCATCTAGCATGTCGTCCCTCGAGTTCAACAGGACAATTCAGACCGAATCGCTATCAACCGGTCGAATCAATGTTCTTGAAAACTCGAATTCAGAACTATCATTGAAGCGCCTTGACACCCCAACACAGAAATCCATTGACTTCTATGATATTGTCAAAGAGTCAATTCAGAGAGAATCTCATGGATTGTCTGTGAAGACTTTGCCTAAAGAGCAAAAGAAGGGTCCCAATCACACCTTGAAATACATCGACTCACCCCGGCCTCTGCCTTCCCCAAAATCTGTCAATGCAGGAGTTATGGTCTCCAATGAAGCATTCCATAATCTTGCTAAGTCTAAGAAAGCGCCTTGGGACTCGCCTCGGCTGTCTTATGATGGAAGGGATACACAAGATAGATTCAAAACTGCGACAAAGCATAAGGAACTTCCAAGATTTTCCTTGGACAGCAAGCAAGGATCCATTGGAGGTCTCAATGAAGGAAACAAGTCTCGCAACCTATTGAAGGGTCCACAAAAAGGACATTTGAGAAACTCCAGCTCAGTGCTTAACCAGCCACAAGAACCAGATACTTCGAGAAGATCATCCAGTGTCGTAGCAAAGTTGATGGGACTGGAAGCATTGCCAGAATGGACACAAACTTGCCAGACTCCACCAGCGACTGCTAGTTGCTACAACAATAAAAATGAGCTCTTGGAAAGATCTAGAACAAGTGATGAATACAAGCAGCACCAAAGCTCTGTATCTCCAAGAAGTAGCCAGGAATCTACCTCGGCTCGATACAGAATTGCTGACTCGATCACAAACACAACACCATATTCGCGATTTGCTCTAGAATCAAGTCCATGGAGGCAAACTGATGCAAGCCAAAGTTCTCAACTGCAAGTTTCCAAGGGAAGTGAATCTGATGTGAAAGCCTCGAAGTCCTGCATCTCTGTATATGGGGAAATTGATAAAAGGCGGGCAGAACTCGAGTTCAAAAAGTCTGGCAAGGATCTCAGAGCCCTTAAACAAATTCTTGATGCAATGCAGAGATATAAAGATACATCTGGCAGTACTAGTGATCAGGCTTCAAAGTCTCCATCTTACAATAGAAAAATTTGCAGTCTCAATCAAGGATCAAAGTTACAAAGCCCAAGAATTCGACAAAAAGACTCGGAGTCTGTCACAAGTGAGACATCAAACACAAGCCAGGGTAGTGAATTGCCAATATTCATCATGAAACCGGAAAAAGTTGCTAGAAAATCCAGCAATCCTTCTTCTAAAGGAATGCCAGTTCGTGGTAATGGAAGATTGGCTGAGAAGCAAACAGGCAAAGATATCAATTCAACCATCAGAAATGTCAGGGATCCTTTTAGTCAATCAATTCCTTCAGCAAATAAGGGTAATAACTCGAGAACTTCAAAATCGATGCAACCATTGAAAGTTCATCTGGAAAGCAATGGAGAAAACACTAGTTCTGGTAACATAACAGCTGCTAGGAGTCCAAGGGTACAGAAGAAGTTTGGATTGGAGAGGCGCTCTCCACCAAGCAGCCCATCTTCAGATTCTGGTATTAGCAGAAGGCAGCAGTATAGGAACGCTTTGGGGTTTCCTTCTTCTCCAAGTACAACACCAAGACCGAAATTGCACGAAAGAAATGAATGTTTCAGCGAGCCTAGCGTCCATTGGAGGGATTTTAAGGCTCGTGTTAACTTCATTTCTCCAGATTTTGACAAGAGAAGCAGTGATAGAGAAATCATTCGCATGGATCAATCAGGAAATACTAATAGCACTTCCATCCAGCTTGGCAGCCTGAATCAAAAT TGTTCAGGAAGCTCTAAGGCTGACACAATGGTTACTGTAGAACAACCAAGTCCTGTGTCTGTTCTTGATCCTGCATTCTACAGGGAAGACCCACCATCTCCAGTGAGAAAGAGATCAGACATGTCAGATGATTTAG GTGAAGAAGTTCTAAGTGCTGATGAAAACAGTGAGGAGAACTCTGTTGATCTTCCTTTATCCAACACAACAAAAGCTAACTTCATCATTCATGATAGAGACTCGAATACCCAGAATTTCATTCAAATTCTTCAAGATATCAATCAGAATGATGAGAAACTCACCAGCTTCAGTGACAATAAGGATCCTGACCATAAATATATAGCAGAAATCCTGCTAGCATCCGGTCTTCTTAGTGGACGCACCTCTAGCCAGATTTCTCATTCACCAGGTTACTTGATTAACCCAAAGTTATTCTTTGCATTAGAACAAATGAAAACAAACAAGAAGGATTTTAACAGTGGCAAGATTATTAGTCCAGAGCAAATGCAAAGAAAACTCATATTTGATGTGGTTAATGACATTCTTGTTCAAAAATCATTCTTGGAGAGTTCTTATACTCAGTGGCGCCTAACAAACCAGCTACCAGGTAGAAACCTACAGGGGAAGCAGCTTTTGGATGAGGTATGCACAGAAATAGACCAGTTACAACCTCAGAAAAAGAATCTTGACTTGGCCATTGAGGATGAGAATTTGACAAGTCTCTTATGGGGAGATTTGAATTTGATGCATC